A window of Dickeya zeae NCPPB 2538 contains these coding sequences:
- a CDS encoding polysaccharide biosynthesis/export family protein, which produces MRIIKLGIFLCLSMLLAGCSLSSPPPQNQPDDEESGYLLDEGDAVNILVYGEPEMTMKFMLDKSGAITFPYIGPLVLKGKTPGQVSDELTKRLRGDYLQNPMVTVSVAEFRKFYITGEVVKPNGYTYEPGLNVEKALALAGGFTDRADRKDLAIRLSKSHQLIEHVDIRHAVHPGDTVIVGMSFF; this is translated from the coding sequence GTGAGAATAATAAAACTGGGTATTTTTCTGTGCCTGAGCATGCTGCTGGCCGGATGTTCGCTGTCCAGCCCACCGCCGCAGAATCAACCCGACGACGAGGAGAGTGGTTATCTGTTAGATGAAGGCGATGCGGTCAACATTCTGGTGTACGGCGAGCCTGAAATGACGATGAAGTTCATGCTGGATAAAAGCGGTGCGATTACCTTTCCCTATATTGGGCCACTGGTATTGAAAGGGAAAACGCCGGGGCAGGTGAGTGATGAGCTAACCAAACGTCTGCGCGGTGATTATCTGCAAAATCCAATGGTGACGGTCAGCGTCGCGGAATTCCGCAAATTTTATATCACTGGCGAAGTGGTGAAGCCGAACGGCTATACCTACGAGCCGGGGTTGAACGTGGAAAAAGCGCTGGCGCTGGCCGGAGGCTTTACCGATCGCGCAGACCGTAAAGACTTGGCTATTCGTCTGTCGAAGAGCCATCAACTGATTGAGCATGTTGATATCAGGCACGCCGTTCATCCGGGCGATACCGTGATTGTCGGCATGAGTTTTTTCTGA
- a CDS encoding GumC family protein, whose protein sequence is MSLSIVENGRKLESTIDFSRFAQALKKNGWKIALAGLLAGVVAYPLISMLTPTYVSTATVLIKAQQDNISPLPQVDGYDSTRSGYYETQYALMQSRIVLEQAVRDVKLHHNPAFNGEANHGGASNGGDNHSDDDEQQRVDRALKEMVQHLTINGVRTTHLATISYESASPALAADIANGVAQAFISYTAKQKHLKTLKASALNQKQMEEVWQQVVAQQAAIDQFLKREGLLTFRGVDGFETEQLGLVTTKLADATQRRITAETNYNSVRLNAGKPLENIISLPDISTHAQIQDLRIALIQAKRSLYDLRKRYGAKHTRILEAEAQVQAIEEQTRTVLLELESGLNKQYQAALRDEKYYQQLLEQQKTAFQTLASKRDEYNNLTTTLEKTKELYKALYQRTKEQTLAGSYVEPDAVLYDPAVPADRPSKPNKAMLLVMVVMLTLAFSVVYFIVRTALDSSIHTLSQMSKRLNVTPVGEIRHFTQGLARQQIVRLITGSPLYVESIHSIRTHIMLSHPSCQAIAISSTEQGEGRSLLAHLLALSFSADQKTLLIDLDFFNDQGLTQDLAPPSAIGMAELLQDQCNIDDALVSVSQHLAFLPRGRAQTSSLLMLSSERMVTLMEALRSRYQRIVIDVAAVNQTQDIQLINRVIDGVVFVLKAGTWRTDEVYSAIESMRHHQTVMMGAVMNRVADKNLETKEGIRSLNHHMNALINNTGPL, encoded by the coding sequence ATGAGTTTATCTATCGTGGAAAATGGCAGAAAACTGGAAAGTACCATCGATTTTTCCAGGTTTGCCCAGGCGCTGAAAAAGAACGGCTGGAAGATAGCCCTTGCCGGGCTGCTTGCCGGGGTGGTGGCGTACCCGCTGATTAGCATGTTGACGCCCACCTATGTGTCGACGGCGACCGTATTGATCAAAGCGCAGCAAGATAACATTTCCCCGCTGCCGCAAGTCGACGGCTATGACTCCACCCGCAGCGGTTATTACGAAACCCAGTATGCGTTGATGCAGTCGCGCATTGTGCTGGAACAAGCGGTGCGGGACGTGAAGTTGCATCACAACCCTGCGTTTAACGGCGAGGCGAATCACGGCGGGGCGAGTAACGGGGGCGATAACCATAGCGATGACGATGAGCAGCAACGTGTTGATCGCGCATTGAAAGAGATGGTGCAGCACCTGACGATTAATGGTGTGCGTACCACGCATCTCGCCACCATTTCATACGAATCGGCGTCGCCAGCGCTGGCGGCGGATATTGCGAACGGTGTGGCGCAAGCCTTCATTAGCTATACGGCGAAACAGAAACACCTCAAGACACTGAAAGCCAGTGCGTTGAACCAAAAACAGATGGAGGAGGTGTGGCAGCAGGTTGTCGCGCAACAGGCCGCTATCGATCAATTCCTCAAGCGGGAAGGGTTACTCACGTTCCGTGGTGTGGATGGCTTTGAAACGGAACAATTAGGGCTTGTCACCACCAAGCTGGCGGATGCCACCCAGCGCCGCATCACCGCAGAAACCAACTATAACAGCGTGCGACTGAACGCGGGCAAGCCACTGGAAAACATCATTTCGCTGCCTGACATTTCTACGCATGCCCAGATTCAGGATTTGCGTATCGCGCTGATTCAGGCCAAACGTTCTCTCTATGATTTGCGTAAACGCTATGGGGCGAAGCATACCCGAATTCTGGAGGCGGAAGCCCAGGTGCAGGCCATTGAAGAACAGACCCGCACCGTATTGCTGGAGTTGGAATCGGGGCTGAATAAGCAGTATCAGGCAGCGTTAAGGGATGAAAAATACTACCAGCAGTTGCTGGAGCAACAGAAAACCGCGTTCCAGACACTGGCGTCTAAACGTGATGAGTACAACAACCTGACAACGACGCTGGAGAAAACCAAAGAGCTTTATAAAGCACTCTATCAGCGTACAAAAGAGCAGACGCTGGCTGGCAGCTATGTCGAGCCGGACGCCGTGCTGTATGACCCGGCGGTACCGGCCGATCGCCCGTCGAAACCCAACAAAGCGATGCTGCTGGTAATGGTGGTCATGCTGACCCTGGCTTTCTCGGTGGTGTATTTCATTGTCAGAACGGCGCTGGACAGTTCAATCCACACTCTCAGCCAGATGAGTAAGCGCCTGAACGTGACGCCTGTAGGTGAAATTCGTCATTTTACCCAAGGGTTGGCCAGGCAGCAGATTGTCCGCCTGATAACGGGGTCGCCGCTGTATGTGGAGAGCATCCACAGCATACGAACCCACATTATGTTATCGCATCCTTCCTGTCAGGCCATTGCCATCAGCTCAACCGAGCAGGGGGAAGGGCGCTCGCTGCTGGCGCATTTGCTGGCGTTATCCTTTAGCGCTGATCAAAAGACGCTGCTTATCGATCTCGATTTCTTTAACGACCAGGGTCTCACGCAGGATTTAGCGCCGCCTTCCGCTATAGGCATGGCGGAGTTACTTCAGGATCAATGCAATATCGATGATGCACTGGTGTCTGTCAGCCAGCATTTGGCATTTTTGCCACGCGGTCGTGCACAGACATCGTCTTTGCTGATGTTGTCGTCGGAACGGATGGTAACGCTGATGGAAGCACTGAGAAGCCGCTATCAACGGATTGTTATTGACGTGGCCGCCGTGAATCAAACACAGGATATTCAGTTGATCAATCGGGTGATCGACGGGGTGGTGTTTGTGTTAAAGGCTGGGACGTGGCGGACTGACGAGGTGTACAGCGCGATTGAGAGCATGAGGCACCATCAGACGGTGATGATGGGGGCGGTGATGAATCGGGTGGCGGATAAAAACCTGGAAACCAAAGAAGGCATACGTTCCCTGAATCACCACATGAATGCGTTGATCAACAACACCGGTCCTCTATGA
- a CDS encoding lipopolysaccharide biosynthesis protein, which produces MNLLKSVSTIAGSSVLSQVIGALSIWLISHKYNMAEVGAYALNYSIVLVGAQVCTFASQLLIPKQPDDALAQSVVFSTLQSLIVAVPYAALTAWLFQQNAYFLYLLTLAYALVLIAENLSLRAGNYRFLAFQRLSVSTVVVLSVVLTSHPAAFYWAWACAMLVLISGCIVHSFAIHTITFRHFSPRRNLAFLLEHFHHLTRVGSAEVLAMVNSNLPIMLINFWFSSLTAGYFSVVSRFCLSPVVIIGNAVRHSIFSSWSADFRHKRFNYDEFRKVRLMLLVSGIVCTLGVFIFYPLVMTTFFSEEWIDSIPTSRYMLPYLFPSLAVCPLTVIELLFGSHRYFLRIQLEQLMIVFIAFVLVPYYYPHYATSLILFSVLTLIRYAFIYLTVNKRAGLLKKTMMAS; this is translated from the coding sequence ATGAATTTACTGAAAAGTGTATCTACCATTGCGGGTTCCTCGGTGCTGTCCCAAGTGATTGGCGCGTTGTCCATCTGGCTGATTTCGCACAAATACAATATGGCCGAGGTGGGAGCCTATGCGCTCAATTACAGCATCGTGCTGGTCGGGGCGCAGGTCTGTACCTTTGCATCGCAGCTTTTGATCCCCAAACAGCCAGACGACGCGTTAGCGCAGAGCGTGGTATTCAGCACGCTGCAAAGTCTTATCGTTGCTGTGCCTTACGCGGCGTTGACCGCGTGGCTGTTTCAGCAAAATGCGTACTTTCTTTATCTGCTCACGCTGGCCTATGCGCTGGTATTGATCGCCGAGAATTTATCGCTGCGGGCGGGGAATTATCGTTTTCTGGCTTTTCAGCGGCTCTCGGTGTCAACGGTCGTGGTACTGTCGGTTGTGCTCACCTCGCACCCTGCCGCGTTTTATTGGGCCTGGGCCTGTGCCATGCTGGTGCTTATCAGCGGTTGTATTGTGCACTCGTTCGCCATCCATACCATTACCTTCAGGCATTTTAGCCCGCGGCGTAATCTGGCGTTCTTGCTTGAGCATTTTCACCACCTCACCCGCGTGGGGAGCGCGGAAGTGCTGGCGATGGTTAACAGTAATTTGCCCATCATGCTGATTAACTTTTGGTTTTCCTCATTAACGGCGGGCTATTTCTCGGTAGTCAGTCGGTTTTGTTTATCGCCGGTGGTGATCATCGGTAATGCGGTACGCCATTCTATTTTTTCATCATGGTCTGCTGATTTTAGGCATAAACGCTTTAACTATGATGAATTCAGAAAGGTGCGCCTGATGTTATTGGTATCCGGCATCGTTTGTACGTTGGGTGTATTTATTTTTTACCCATTGGTGATGACAACGTTCTTCAGTGAGGAGTGGATTGATTCTATTCCCACGTCTCGCTATATGCTGCCGTATTTATTCCCATCGCTGGCGGTATGCCCGTTGACGGTGATTGAGTTGCTATTTGGTTCTCATCGTTACTTTTTGCGTATTCAACTTGAACAGTTAATGATTGTCTTCATCGCCTTTGTGCTGGTGCCTTATTATTATCCGCACTATGCCACCTCACTGATTCTATTCTCAGTGCTGACGCTGATACGCTATGCGTTTATTTATCTGACGGTGAATAAACGCGCCGGTTTGTTGAAGAAAACGATGATGGCATCATGA
- a CDS encoding glycosyltransferase — protein MRDQPFISVSIKTFNEAQGIEKTIDSIRRQLADYPHKIIVADSLSTDNTQQLAIAKDVTVVSLTEPSERCCGVGHQLGYLHSEGEFLLLMDGDMELEEGFIEQGIAFLTAHPDYAGVAGTVEMDGAANYEFASRKQRIHKIYPLGDCGHLGGGGLYRRSAIEKIGYLTHRGLHGYEEAELGMRLRVANYKLHRLNVPYFRHTSYTMPTLTMLRYRWTHGFLWAPGELLRSAWKTAHFPHAVSIVKNEAIFAMYLAALLLSVLTLNAPVIGVMLLPLLAFVALKTIQNRSLLQGLHSVMNLAVFSAGLVKGLTRPLRDPMTPPDSTVIHE, from the coding sequence ATGCGTGATCAACCTTTTATTTCAGTCAGTATTAAAACATTCAATGAGGCGCAAGGGATTGAGAAAACGATAGACAGTATTCGTCGCCAGCTCGCCGATTACCCTCATAAGATCATTGTGGCCGATAGCTTATCAACCGATAACACCCAGCAACTCGCCATCGCGAAAGATGTCACCGTGGTGTCGCTGACCGAGCCGTCTGAACGTTGTTGTGGCGTGGGGCATCAGCTTGGTTATCTGCACAGCGAAGGCGAGTTCTTATTGCTGATGGACGGCGATATGGAGCTGGAAGAGGGGTTTATTGAGCAGGGCATCGCGTTTTTAACTGCACACCCAGACTACGCCGGTGTGGCCGGAACGGTAGAAATGGATGGTGCCGCCAATTATGAGTTTGCCTCGCGTAAACAGCGCATTCATAAAATATATCCGCTCGGTGACTGTGGTCATTTAGGGGGCGGTGGCCTGTATCGCCGCTCGGCAATTGAGAAAATAGGTTATCTCACTCACCGTGGTTTGCATGGTTATGAGGAAGCAGAATTAGGGATGCGGCTGCGCGTTGCCAACTATAAATTGCATCGTCTCAATGTGCCTTATTTCCGCCACACCTCTTACACCATGCCGACATTAACGATGCTGCGATATCGTTGGACGCACGGTTTCCTCTGGGCACCGGGCGAGCTGTTACGCAGCGCCTGGAAGACAGCACATTTCCCCCACGCGGTCAGCATAGTCAAAAACGAGGCGATTTTTGCGATGTATCTGGCCGCGTTATTACTGAGCGTATTAACGCTTAATGCGCCGGTCATAGGTGTAATGCTGCTGCCATTACTGGCCTTTGTGGCATTAAAAACGATACAGAACCGCTCGTTACTGCAGGGATTACACAGTGTGATGAATCTGGCGGTATTTTCTGCCGGTTTAGTCAAAGGGTTAACCAGACCGCTACGCGACCCGATGACGCCGCCAGACAGTACGGTTATTCATGAATAG